The Musa acuminata AAA Group cultivar baxijiao chromosome BXJ1-3, Cavendish_Baxijiao_AAA, whole genome shotgun sequence genome window below encodes:
- the LOC103978215 gene encoding aldehyde oxidase GLOX1-like, with amino-acid sequence MAASNVAVLLLAILSSAFTTTHGQILHNGRWKLLKRSIGISAMHVALLPNGKVIVFDRTDFGASNISLPSKRCRNDSRDQALRHDCWAHSVEFEPFGRSVRPLTVLTDTWCSAGALTANGTLVQTGGFNDGERAVRYFSPCEGCDWVEDEEGLSVKRWYASAHVLPDGRRVVVVGGRGQFDYEFVPKEMSSGAASTFELPFLRETKDASENNLYPFVHLSPDGNLFIFADTKAILLDYEHHRVVRRFPEMPGGISRNYPSTGSSVLLPILLPHNVSGAIEAEVMICGGTMPNASSLAAKGHFLPASNTCGRLKITDESPAWTMEEMPMGRVMGDMVLLPTGDVLIVNGAGKGSAGWYMGREPVLHPVLYRSGVAGVASQGFEVLSPTTTPRVYHSTAHLLPDGRVLVGGSNPNIKYEFSGVLFPTELSLEAFYPPYLGAPRRPRITGMEPGTEITYGEMLSIEAQLEEGVGEVVVTMVAPAFTTHSFSMNQRLLVLEVGGVRRSSSGCYMVEVVAPASAVLAPRGYYMVFVVQEGVPSRGTWIHVM; translated from the coding sequence ATGGCAGCTTCTAATGTCGCCGTTCTCCTCCTCGCCATACTCTCCTCCGCCTTCACCACCACCCATGGCCAGATCCTGCACAATGGCCGATGGAAGCTACTGAAGCGAAGCATCGGCATTTCGGCCATGCACGTCGCGCTGCTGCCCAACGGCAAGGTCATCGTCTTCGACCGCACCGACTTCGGCGCCTCCAACATCTCGTTGCCGTCGAAGCGATGCCGCAACGACTCCCGCGACCAAGCCCTCCGTCACGACTGCTGGGCTCACTCCGTCGAGTTCGAACCCTTCGGCCGCTCCGTTCGGCCGCTCACCGTGCTCACCGACACCTGGTGCTCCGCGGGCGCGCTCACCGCCAACGGCACCCTCGTCCAGACCGGTGGATTCAACGACGGTGAGCGCGCGGTCCGGTACTTCTCGCCATGCGAGGGCTGCGACTGGGTCGAGGACGAGGAGGGCCTTTCGGTGAAGCGATGGTACGCGTCCGCCCACGTCTTGCCCGACGGACGACGAGTCGTCGTGGTGGGCGGGCGAGGGCAGTTCGATTACGAGTTCGTGCCCAAGGAGATGAGCTCCGGCGCCGCGTCGACCTTCGAGTTGCCGTTCCTGAGAGAGACGAAGGACGCGTCAGAGAACAACCTCTACCCGTTCGTTCATCTCTCCCCGGACGGCAACCTCTTCATCTTCGCCGACACGAAAGCCATCTTGCTAGATTACGAGCACCATCGAGTGGTTCGCAGATTCCCCGAGATGCCCGGCGGGATctctcgcaactacccgagcacggGCTCGTCGGTCCTCCTGCCGATTTTGCTTCCGCACAACGTCTCCGGAGCGATCGAAGCGGAGGTCATGATATGCGGTGGCACGATGCCCAACGCCAGCTCGCTGGCGGCGAAGGGGCACTTCCTGCCGGCCTCGAACACTTGCGGCAGGCTGAAGATAACCGACGAATCACCTGCGTGGACGATGGAGGAGATGCCGATGGGTCGGGTGATGGGGGACATGGTATTACTACCCACGGGAGACGTTCTCATCGTCAACGGCGCCGGGAAAGGCAGCGCCGGCTGGTACATGGGGAGGGAACCGGTGCTGCACCCAGTCCTCTACAGGAGTGGTGTCGCCGGCGTCGCTAGCCAGGGGTTCGAGGTTCTCAGCCCGACAACGACGCCTCGCGTCTACCATTCGACGGCGCATCTGCTACCGGACGGACGGGTGCTGGTCGGCGGCAGCAATCCGAACATTAAGTACGAGTTCTCCGGGGTGCTGTTTCCTACCGAGTTGAGCTTGGAGGCCTTCTACCCTCCTTACCTGGGAGCTCCTCGCCGTCCAAGGATCACTGGAATGGAGCCGGGGACCGAGATAACGTACGGGGAGATGCTGTCCATCGAGGCCCAGCTGGAGGAAGGAGTGGGTGAGGTGGTGGTGACGATGGTGGCGCCGGCGTTCACGACGCACTCGTTCTCGATGAACCAGAGATTGCTGGTGTTGGAGGTGGGAGGGGTTCGTCGCAGCAGCAGCGGGTGCTATATGGTGGAAGTGGTGGCTCCGGCGAGCGCCGTTCTTGCTCCGAGGGGATACTACATGGTGTTTGTGGTGCAGGAAGGAGTGCCAAGTCGGGGAACGTGGATTCATGTCATGTAG